The Labilibaculum sp. sequence TCCAACATATCTCCATCAAACCATTCGATGGTATCAAACAGTTTACCGGCATTTTGCGTGTAATAAGAAAAAGTGGCCCGCACCAATTCGGTATCACTGCTTTTTCGTTTTAGCGCACGAACTTTATTGCCTTTCGAAAGTAAATCAAATAATAAATGTGAGCCAACAAGCCCCGTTCCGCCGGTAACTAAAATCATGTAATATTAATTAATAAGCATCCTTTAAATGCCTGGGATTATGAAATATAAGAATGAAGCTTACTTTGGCCAGTTTAATTTAATGGTTTGTGTCATTTGAGTATGAACACTTAACGGTACCGGGCTGGTTCCTGCTACATTTTCAATAATCTGCTTTTCCTCTGCAGTATATTTTTTATTTGGAAAGTTGAACTCAACAATTACTTCATCCACTCTTCTGGGATCGCTCGCCATAATCTTGGTGATATTTAATTCGGTTCCCACAATATCAATATTGTTATCGCGAGCCACAATTCCCATAATGGTCATAATGCAGGAACCCAGTGAGGCAGCCAGTAAATCGGTAGGCGAAAATGCTTCTCCTTTTCCCTGATTGTCAGTTGGTGCATCGGTGAAAATTTTATTGCCCGATTGCAAATGAATGCACTCAGTCCGTAAATCGCCCAGGTATTTTGATTTGATAGTTGTCATGCTGTTTATCTATTTAGTGAAGTGTGTAGTAAGCAATTTTAGTTTTGTGAATTTACGGTTTACCGTCAAAATAACAAATAGCTTGAAGCTGGTAATCAAGAAAATTAATCGTGTGTGTCATCTGTTTTTGATAAAATTAGTTTCCATTTATTTGAGAGAGAGAAAATATGGAATGAGGCTATGATTCAAAGTGGAATTATTGTTTTTGTTCTATTAATTGTTAAAATATTTGGTTTCCTAGATATAAGAAAAAATCTATAGAATAAAGTTCTGCTTAAATGAAGTAAAACATGATAAATGGATCTCTTGAACAGTAATGTTTAGGAGATCTTTTTTTTTGTTTCCGCTTTCAGATTCAAACCGAAATCAGAGCTAATAATTTCGAATTATAAGCAATCTGCAATGTCTCTTAATAAGTCAACTTTTATTGGCTGATTAAATAGAGCTTAGTCCCTTGATTCTGCAAACACTATGACCATCAATTCTTGTATTTTTTCTATATTTGTAAACTTTTTAGAAAAGATAAGATAATTTAAGTCGGAATAATACGGATAGGCATTTGACAATCAGTATCAGGTTTGCACAGATAATGATGAATACGAATGTGAATTAGTATTAGCGAATTCAAGATAAATATTACTATAAATGAGCACTAAATTCCCAGAGTACAAGAATCTTGATCTATCAAAGGTCAACAAGGATATTCTAAAAAATTGGAACGAAAATAACACATTTGAGAAGAGTTTGGAGACTCGTGAGGGAAATCCAACTTTTGTTTTTTATGAAGGACCTCCTTCTGCAAATGGTATGCCTGGTATTCACCATGTTATGGCACGTGCTCTTAAAGATATTGTTTGCAGATACAAAACTTTGAAGGGATTTCAGGTGAACCGTAAAGCAGGATGGGATACTCATGGTTTGCCGGTAGAGCTTGGTGTTGAGAAAGAATTGGGAATTACCAAGGAAGATATTGGGACAAAAATCTCAGTTGATGATTACAACGAGGCTTGTCGTACCAATGTAATGAAATATACCCGAGAATGGGAAGATTTAACAACTAAAATGGGCTATTGGGTAAATATGGAAGAGCCATACATTACCTACGATAACCGTTACATTGAAACACTTTGGTGGTTGTTGAAACAACTGTTTGAAAAAGATTTATTATACAAAGGATACACAATCCAACCCTTTTCTCCAGCGGCAGGTACCGGTTTGTCAACTCATGAGCTGAATCAGCCTGGTTGTTACAAGGATGTGAAAGATACTACAGCTGTTGGTATGTTTAAGGTGGCCCGCGATGAGAAAAGCGAATTCATTTACGAAGGAATAGATTGTGATGCTTATTTTATTGCATGGACAACAACTCCATGGACCCTTCCTTCTAATACAGCATTGGCTGTTGGACCAAAAATCGAATACGTTCGTGTTCGAACTTTTAATCCATATACAGGAATTCCTTGTGTGGTTATTCTGGCTAAAAACCTGTTCTACAATTTCTTTGATAAAAAATACGAAGGACTTGAATTGGGCGAATACGAAGTTGGCGATAAGCGTTTAACGTTTAAGACTCTTTCAGAGCACGTAGGTGCCGATTTGGAAGGTCTTCGCTACGAGCAGTTAATGCCTTTGGTAAAACCAGAAGGTGATGCATTTCGTGTTATTTTGGGTGATTTTGTTACTACCGAAGATGGTACAGGTATCGTTCATATCGCTCCAACTTTTGGTGCGGATGATGACAGGGTAGCTAAACAAGCTGGTATTTCGCCATTAATTCTTCGCGATAAAGAAGGTAAAATGCAGCCAATGGTTGATCGTACCGGTAAATTTTTCAAGATTGAAGACCTGAGTGAAGAATTTGTAAAAGAATTTGTAAATGTTGAGGCTTACGGTGAGTATGCCGGTCGTTTTGTGAAAAACGCTTACGATCCAAGCTTAACAGATGATGATGCAAC is a genomic window containing:
- a CDS encoding OsmC family protein, translating into MTTIKSKYLGDLRTECIHLQSGNKIFTDAPTDNQGKGEAFSPTDLLAASLGSCIMTIMGIVARDNNIDIVGTELNITKIMASDPRRVDEVIVEFNFPNKKYTAEEKQIIENVAGTSPVPLSVHTQMTQTIKLNWPK